The following are encoded in a window of Vidua macroura isolate BioBank_ID:100142 chromosome 26, ASM2450914v1, whole genome shotgun sequence genomic DNA:
- the PALM gene encoding paralemmin-1 isoform X2 — protein MEVVEASTLQQERLQAIAEKRKRQTEIENKRRQLEDDRRQLQHLKSKALRERWLLEGAPASASEEEEAMKKQMQEDEVKTKELEETIQRLEKELEMLENSSSVASTKENLAEAAAKEEKKAEAVPNTQKSPLGTVKADKRVSSSPMKAVEGSEMMKAVVHAVSAEDGALQNGAHPLSSSEVDELLHKADEATLSEAAGRQTPAKAGKGGSSAPGSQKPTPRREITGLQAKVPPGEGTEPSQEQPVTMIFMGYQNVEDENETKKVLGLEGTIKAELVVIEDAESKPEPAHKDHTPPNGTALEPAAAQPLGEEGAGGQKPGANATDAKEAEQETDVKKQRCKCCTVM, from the exons GGCCAGCACCCTTcagcaggagaggctgcaggcCATCGCG GAGAAGCGGAAGCGTCAGACGGAGATCGAGAACAAAAGGCGGCAGCTCGAGGATGACAGGCGGCAGCTGCAGCATCTCAAG TCCAAGGCTCTGCGGGAGAGATGGCTCCTGGAGGGGGCCCCAGCTTCTGCCTCCGAGGAGGAAGAGGCCATGAAGAAACAGATGCAGGAGGATGAGGTGAAGAccaaggagctggaggaaaCCATCCAGAG gctggagaaggagctggagatgctggagaACAGCAGCTCAGTGGCTTCGACCAAGGAGAacctggcagaggcagcagccaaggaggagaagaaggctGAGGCTGTCCCCAACACGCAGAAG AGTCCCCTGGGCACAGTTAAGG CCGACAAGAGGGTCTCCAGCAGCCCCATGAAGGCAGTGGAAGGCAGTGAAATGATGAAGGCGG TGGTGCATGCGGTGAGTGCCGAGGACGGGGCCCTGCAGAACGGGGCCCACCCCCTCAGCTCCTCCGAGGTTGACGAGCTCCTGCACAAGGCGGACGAGGCCACCCTGAGTGAAGCTGCCGGGCGCCAGACCCCAGCCAAGGCTGGCAAGGGGGGAAGCAGCGCCCCGGGCAGCCAGAAGCCGACGCCGCGGCGGGAGATCACGGGGCTGCAAGCGAAGGTGCCACCGGGCgaggggacagagcccagccaggagcaACCCGTCACCATGATCTTCATGGGCTACCAGAACGTGGAGGATGAGAACGAGACCAAgaaggtgctggggctggagggcacCATCAAGGCAGAGCTGGTGGTGATCGAGGATGCCGAGAGCAAGCCGGAGCCGGCACACAAGGACCACACGCCGCCCAACGGCACCGCCCTGGAGCCGGCGGCCGCCCAGCCGCTGGGCGAGGAGGGTGCGGGCGGGCAGAAGCCGGGTGCCAACGCCACAGATGCCAAGGAGGCCGAGCAGGAGACAGACGTGAAGAAGCAGCGCTGCAAGTGCTGCACGGTGATGTGA
- the PALM gene encoding paralemmin-1 isoform X1, whose product MEVVEASTLQQERLQAIAEKRKRQTEIENKRRQLEDDRRQLQHLKSKALRERWLLEGAPASASEEEEAMKKQMQEDEVKTKELEETIQRLEKELEMLENSSSVASTKENLAEAAAKEEKKAEAVPNTQKSPLGTVKADKRVSSSPMKAVEGSEMMKAAMYSVEITVEKDRVTGETKVLSSTTMLPQNHCLQGVKVYEDELKVVHAVSAEDGALQNGAHPLSSSEVDELLHKADEATLSEAAGRQTPAKAGKGGSSAPGSQKPTPRREITGLQAKVPPGEGTEPSQEQPVTMIFMGYQNVEDENETKKVLGLEGTIKAELVVIEDAESKPEPAHKDHTPPNGTALEPAAAQPLGEEGAGGQKPGANATDAKEAEQETDVKKQRCKCCTVM is encoded by the exons GGCCAGCACCCTTcagcaggagaggctgcaggcCATCGCG GAGAAGCGGAAGCGTCAGACGGAGATCGAGAACAAAAGGCGGCAGCTCGAGGATGACAGGCGGCAGCTGCAGCATCTCAAG TCCAAGGCTCTGCGGGAGAGATGGCTCCTGGAGGGGGCCCCAGCTTCTGCCTCCGAGGAGGAAGAGGCCATGAAGAAACAGATGCAGGAGGATGAGGTGAAGAccaaggagctggaggaaaCCATCCAGAG gctggagaaggagctggagatgctggagaACAGCAGCTCAGTGGCTTCGACCAAGGAGAacctggcagaggcagcagccaaggaggagaagaaggctGAGGCTGTCCCCAACACGCAGAAG AGTCCCCTGGGCACAGTTAAGG CCGACAAGAGGGTCTCCAGCAGCCCCATGAAGGCAGTGGAAGGCAGTGAAATGATGAAGGCGG CCATGTACTCGGTGGAGATCACAGTGGAGAAGGACAGAGTGACTGGGGAGACCAAGGTCCTGTCCAGCACCACCATGCTCCCCCAGAACCACTGTCTGCAGGGGGTCAAAGTGTACGAGGATGAGCTGAAAG TGGTGCATGCGGTGAGTGCCGAGGACGGGGCCCTGCAGAACGGGGCCCACCCCCTCAGCTCCTCCGAGGTTGACGAGCTCCTGCACAAGGCGGACGAGGCCACCCTGAGTGAAGCTGCCGGGCGCCAGACCCCAGCCAAGGCTGGCAAGGGGGGAAGCAGCGCCCCGGGCAGCCAGAAGCCGACGCCGCGGCGGGAGATCACGGGGCTGCAAGCGAAGGTGCCACCGGGCgaggggacagagcccagccaggagcaACCCGTCACCATGATCTTCATGGGCTACCAGAACGTGGAGGATGAGAACGAGACCAAgaaggtgctggggctggagggcacCATCAAGGCAGAGCTGGTGGTGATCGAGGATGCCGAGAGCAAGCCGGAGCCGGCACACAAGGACCACACGCCGCCCAACGGCACCGCCCTGGAGCCGGCGGCCGCCCAGCCGCTGGGCGAGGAGGGTGCGGGCGGGCAGAAGCCGGGTGCCAACGCCACAGATGCCAAGGAGGCCGAGCAGGAGACAGACGTGAAGAAGCAGCGCTGCAAGTGCTGCACGGTGATGTGA
- the PALM gene encoding paralemmin-1 isoform X3 has product MEVVEASTLQQERLQAIAEKRKRQTEIENKRRQLEDDRRQLQHLKSKALRERWLLEGAPASASEEEEAMKKQMQEDEVKTKELEETIQRLEKELEMLENSSSVASTKENLAEAAAKEEKKAEAVPNTQKSPLGTVKVVHAVSAEDGALQNGAHPLSSSEVDELLHKADEATLSEAAGRQTPAKAGKGGSSAPGSQKPTPRREITGLQAKVPPGEGTEPSQEQPVTMIFMGYQNVEDENETKKVLGLEGTIKAELVVIEDAESKPEPAHKDHTPPNGTALEPAAAQPLGEEGAGGQKPGANATDAKEAEQETDVKKQRCKCCTVM; this is encoded by the exons GGCCAGCACCCTTcagcaggagaggctgcaggcCATCGCG GAGAAGCGGAAGCGTCAGACGGAGATCGAGAACAAAAGGCGGCAGCTCGAGGATGACAGGCGGCAGCTGCAGCATCTCAAG TCCAAGGCTCTGCGGGAGAGATGGCTCCTGGAGGGGGCCCCAGCTTCTGCCTCCGAGGAGGAAGAGGCCATGAAGAAACAGATGCAGGAGGATGAGGTGAAGAccaaggagctggaggaaaCCATCCAGAG gctggagaaggagctggagatgctggagaACAGCAGCTCAGTGGCTTCGACCAAGGAGAacctggcagaggcagcagccaaggaggagaagaaggctGAGGCTGTCCCCAACACGCAGAAG AGTCCCCTGGGCACAGTTAAGG TGGTGCATGCGGTGAGTGCCGAGGACGGGGCCCTGCAGAACGGGGCCCACCCCCTCAGCTCCTCCGAGGTTGACGAGCTCCTGCACAAGGCGGACGAGGCCACCCTGAGTGAAGCTGCCGGGCGCCAGACCCCAGCCAAGGCTGGCAAGGGGGGAAGCAGCGCCCCGGGCAGCCAGAAGCCGACGCCGCGGCGGGAGATCACGGGGCTGCAAGCGAAGGTGCCACCGGGCgaggggacagagcccagccaggagcaACCCGTCACCATGATCTTCATGGGCTACCAGAACGTGGAGGATGAGAACGAGACCAAgaaggtgctggggctggagggcacCATCAAGGCAGAGCTGGTGGTGATCGAGGATGCCGAGAGCAAGCCGGAGCCGGCACACAAGGACCACACGCCGCCCAACGGCACCGCCCTGGAGCCGGCGGCCGCCCAGCCGCTGGGCGAGGAGGGTGCGGGCGGGCAGAAGCCGGGTGCCAACGCCACAGATGCCAAGGAGGCCGAGCAGGAGACAGACGTGAAGAAGCAGCGCTGCAAGTGCTGCACGGTGATGTGA
- the MISP gene encoding LOW QUALITY PROTEIN: mitotic interactor and substrate of PLK1 (The sequence of the model RefSeq protein was modified relative to this genomic sequence to represent the inferred CDS: deleted 2 bases in 1 codon) — translation MDRPGRSRPLASAELGLRVTSKLSSGPCLGQGWHRSDSSQEMDRVTRHLVFQLPQASQRHDSLADLRANSDDDVFGSAQHSTQRVENGYSWKRRSQSPSYFLEGGRDVWTPSPDRESKLEVVRSGSLYDLRAYKGERKPSKLYDDEEQDLYRVPPPNISPEKARELEDERKEVIRSQVMRKSSTIAERWSSMDELGSISTGVGSQGEGRHTGSVPTSFAIWFDKPSPGRAATPVDPENIDTEQINFSAARQQFLMLEKTNPGSFFSPGQQAMSPRPESVTKVSREEWYSPDLATKGTRDYGSASASSQSRTDKSVYQVDGVSSYKTPEREEVYAPRKAHTERSYPIGKTSILTKAWSREDLDSGLGEMYNEATAGYASDGSTSNETFNVDLRASSNGMGKETRVGNETPIEREIRMAMEREENLWKERGIQRLTSSSELVEIQTKPVLNIHMSPGPGRKGKDRGRASLYVQREIEQETKREEDLKRQGRLLGTYDRGTQQELEERRRVFEQEEAPPQKPLKWAEERRSWVKEFVVEQPSSPSPAEDTTAGRSIPSYTASIAHFQLSQPRFAASERSREQPLVSQHVSASASKWGSEDSWGGKLPGSTPSPASTAVLPREYLSLSFWKPKVSFVEDMGTQSPLRREDGREEQYRLRTWKPQTSALIEEEIRSDLQREEELQEQRRRLMDTYSNAVPQEGSRSRHSSAASGASGNYSMSESPASSPASHQTGILGLISSFTPLRVTSSSQGSAETLTPDSSCSSPFEERRRRVKEDGKYAGIEPVDKVNTEVVESTRVFRHKSIMAQRWEAGQYVRDED, via the exons atGGACA GGCCAGGCAGGTCAAGACCCTTGGCCTCTGCTGAACTGGGACTC AGGGTGACCTCAAAACTGAGCAGTGGCCCCTGTCTGGGACAAGGTTGGCACAGGAGTGACTCTTCCCAGGAGATGGACAGGGTCACCAGGCACCTTGTGTTCCAGCTCCCACAGGCCTCGCAGAGGCACGACTCGCTGGCAGATCTGAGGGCCAACAGCGATGATGATGTGTTTGGCTCCGCTCAGCACAGCACCCAGAGGGTGGAAAATGGCTACAGCTGGAAGAGGAGGTCCCAGTCACCCTCCTATTTCCTGGAGGGTGGAAGAGATGTCTGGACCCCGTCCCCGGACAGGGAGTCCAAGCTAGAGGTGGTGAGATCAGGAAGCCTGTACGACCTCCGGGCTTACAAGGGTGAGAGGAAACCCTCAAAACTCTATGATGATGAGGAGCAAGACCTGTACAGGGTCCCTCCACCCAACATCTCACCTGAGAAAGCCAGGGAGCTCGAAGATGAGAGGAAAGAGGTCATCCGGAGCCAGGTGATGAGGAAAAGCTCCACCATCGCGGAGAGGTGGAGCTCCATGGATGAGCTGGGCTCCATCAGCACGGGTGTGGGCAGCCAAGGTGAAGGCAGGCACACAGGCAGTGTCCCCACCAGCTTTGCCATCTGGTTTGACAAACcttccccaggcagggctgcaacGCCTGTTGACCCTGAGAATATTGACACAGAGCAGATCAACTTCTCTGCGGCTCGGCAGCAGTTCCTGATGCTGGAGAAGACCAACCCGGGCTCATTTTTCAGCCCAGGACAGCAGGCCATGTCCCCAAGGCCTGAGTCAGTGACAAAAGTCTCCAGAGAAGAGTGGTACAGCCCTGATTTGGCCACAAAGGGTACAAGAGACTACGGCAGTGCCAGTGCATCAAGCCAGAGCAGGACAGACAAGAGCGTTTACCAGGTTGATGGTGTGTCCTCATACAAGACACCCGAGAGAGAGGAGGTTTATGCTCCCAGAAAAGCTCACACAGAAAGGTCATATCCCATTGGGAAGACATCCATCCTGACCAAAGCATGGTCCAGAGAAGACCTGGACTCTGGCTTGGGTGAGATGTATAATGAAGCCACTGCGGGCTACGCCAGCGATGGAAGCACCTCCAACGAGACCTTCAATGTGGATCTGAGGGCCAGCAGCAATGGGATGGGCAAGGAGACGAGGGTCGGCAACGAGACACCCATCGAGCGGGAGATCCGCATGGCGATGGAAAGGGAGGAGAACCTCTGGAAGGAAAGGGGGATCCAGCGGCTGACCTCCAGCAGCGAGCTGGTAGAGATCCAGACCAAGCCTGTCCTCAACATTCACATGTCTCCCGGCCCaggcaggaaagggaaggacaGAGGCCGCGCTTCCCTTTACGTCCAGAGGGAAATTGAACAGGAAACAAAGCGTGAGGAAGATCTGAAGAGGCAGGGGAGGCTGCTGGGGACGTATGACAGGGGGacgcagcaggagctggaggagcgcAGGAGGGTGTTCGAGCAGGAGGAAGCCCCCCCACAGAAGCCCCTGAaatgggcagaggagaggaggagctgggttAAAGAGTTTGTGGTGGAGCAGCCCTCGAGCCCCAGCCCCGCAGAAGACACCACGGCTGGGAGAAGCATTCCCAGCTACACAGCGAGCATCGCCCActtccagctgtcccagccGCGCTTCGCCGCCAGCGAGAGGAGCCGGGAGCAGCCCTTGGTGTCCCAGCACGTTTCCGCCAGCGCCAGCAAATGGGGGAGCGAGGATTCCTGGGGAGGAAAGCTTCCCGGCTCCACCCCGAGCCCCGCCAGCACTGCTGTCCTGCCCAGAGAGTACTTGAGCCTCTCCTTCTGGAAGCCCAAGGTGTCCTTCGTggaggacatggggacacagagccCGCTGCGGAGGGAGGACGGCCGGGAGGAGCAGTACCGGCTGCGGACATGGAAGCCGCAGACATCGGCGCTGATCGAGGAGGAGATCCGGAGTGacctgcagagggaagaggagctccaggagcagcggcggcggctGATGGACACCTACAGCAATGCTGTTCCCCAGGAGGGCTCTCGCTCTCGGCACAGCTCTG CTGCTTCAGGTGCCAGTGGCAACTACTCAATGTCCGAGtctcctgcctcctctcctgcctcacaCCAGACGGGGATCCTGGGGCTGATCTCATCCTTCACCCCACTGAGAGTGACCAGTTCCTCCCAGGGCAGTGCAGAGACCCTCACCCCTGACTCGTCATGTTCCAGCCCCTTTGAGGAGCGGAGGAGGAGGGTGAAGGAGGATGGAAAG TACGCAGGCATTGAACCCGTTGACAAGGTCAACACAGAG GTGGTGGAAAGCACCCGAGTGTTTCGCCACAAGAGCATCATGGCCCAGCGCTGGGAGGCCGGGCAGTACGTCCGGGATGAGGACTGA
- the LOC128819218 gene encoding uncharacterized protein KIAA1958-like produces the protein MLGAGREATRRRHPGLPCALDPVLGQCCALWEAACLTLEQSESGSDRRGSGTSSLEADLSNLVIWAHTHGTICNQIPALEFMQNTDHVSNDNAVLWMCRAGHAYHWHCGKSHNRGEEVTEAVGRRKRLLSSESLARESSFEEKRLKLTPSPFEMDQGDSGSTGPCSRPQGVTEQKADSAYTMNNEPKGSQNSKKTKTSFSAAEQHFSMSGSRVQTGEQDVKFKSDNNIQIIISDEEQCEADKDNQGDRISPDNVSELSAEELQMHHSQKMALHQPTASQKAAFAPTAKPPLARAYILQTPVSNSEDLSRNILRLAPSTAAGPTAENSRAKSLPGSAAPKECFKPLPVPSTEAKAQLESQPSVIFFELQATAAVQQRLELSPPASGTPGTGSSENGADNVDEDSETSESGQTPCSSAFWSPESHPPAASNQEMLKKQQKKKSSTTGDIKVFEDWLKLHHPSETRKIHTLPPADLDHYLVSFFISAKKQNGVDFSANSLSLFRCNINRYLQAHNYQYNMLRGPEFKASQEAYKLKHWCLFQKKEEGWNVVENLTDEHIENLLEKGILSKTDPQGLLHLMFTNLIRGFGANTHHKAHQLYWGQVVLGKTKGEVEYLEWKDDLSPRGNEGKLSPQLFAKPEDPESCPVASYKEYARKRPPDMLDDNHPLYLAPRSLCSVWDKVWYSKKALSKANIDKILKVITQEVRGDIRKTKK, from the exons ATGTTGGGGGCGGGCAGGGAAGCCACGCGCCGCCGCCATCCCGG gctgccctgtgccctggaTCCTGTCCTtgggcagtgctgtgctctgtgggaGGCTGCCTGCCTGACCTTGGAGCAG AGTGAGAGCGGCAGTGACAGAAGGGGCAGCGGTACCAGTTCCCTTGAAGCAGATCTCTCCAACCTTGTGATCTGGGCACACACTCATGGGACCATATGCAACCAGATCCCAGCCCTGGAATTTATGCAGAACACAGATCACGTGAGCAATGACAACGCTGTGCTGTGGATGTGCAGAGCTGGACATGCCTATCACTGGCACTGTGGGAAGTCACACAACAGAGGTGAAGAAGTGACTGAGGCtgtaggaaggagaaagaggcTCCTGTCTTCTGAGTCTTTGGCAAGAGAATCCAGCTTTGAGGAAAAGAGGCTCAAGCTGACCCCATCACCTTTTGAGATGGATCAAGGAGATTCTGGGAGCACAGGGCCATGTAGCAGACCCCAAGgggtcactgagcagaaggctGACAGTGCCTACACAATGAATAACGAGCCCAAGGGGAGTCAAAATagcaagaaaaccaaaacatcattctctgcagcagagcagcacttcTCAATGTCTGGTAGTAGAGTCCAGACTGGGGAACAGGATGTGAAGTTCAAAAGTGACAACAACATACAGATTATCATCTCTGATGAAGAGCAGTGTGAGGCAGATAAAGACAACCAAGGAGACAGAATCAGCCCAGATAATGTGTCAGAGCTGTCTGCTGAGGAGTTGCAGATGCACCACTCCCAGAAGATGGCATTGCACCAGCCAACAGCCTCCCAAAAAGCTGCCTTTGCCCCCACAGCAAAGCCACCCCTAGCCCGTGCCTACATTCTGCAGACTCCTGTCAGCAACTCAGAGGACCTGAGCAGGAACATCCTGAGGCTGGCTCCTTCCACTGCTGCAGGGCCCACGGCTGAAAATTCCAGAGCAAAGAGCCTCCCGGGGTCTGCAGCACCAAAGGAATGTTTCAAACCccttcctgtccccagcactgaaGCCAAGGCCCAGCTTGAATCACAGCCCTCAGTGATATTCTTTGAGCTCCAGgccactgctgctgttcagCAACGTCTCGAGCTGAGTCCTCCAGCGAGTGGCACACCGGGAACGGGCTCCAGTGAGAACGGTGCTGACAATGTGGATGAGGACAGCGAGACATCAGAATCCGGGCAGACACCTTGTTCTTCAGCCTTCTGGAGTCCAGAGAGCcatccacctgcagcctcaAATCAAG AGatgctgaagaagcagcagaaaaagaaaagctctaCCACTGGAGACATAAAAGTGTTTGAAGACTGGCTGAAGTTGCACCACCCCTCCGAGACGCGCAAGATCCACACGCTGCCTCCTGCAGACCTCGACCACTACCTGGTCTCGTTCTTCATCTCTGCCAAGAAACAGAATGGCGTGGATTTTTCAGCCAATTCCTTAAGCTTGTTCCGGTGCAACATCAACCGGTACCTCCAGGCCCACAATTACCAGTACAACATGTTGAGAGGGCCAGAGTTCAAGGCCTCTCAGGAAGCCTATAAATTAAAGCATTGGTGCCTGTTtcaaaagaaggaggaagggtgGAATGTTGTGGAGAACCTGACAGATGAACACATAGAAAACCTTCTTGAGAAGGGAATTTTAAGCAAGACAGACCCTCAGGGCTTGCTGCATCTCATGTTCACCAACCTCATTAGGGGGTTTGGGGCAAACACCCACCACAAGGCCCACCAGCTGTACTGGGGACAGGTGGTGCTGGGGAAGACCAAAGGAGAGGTGGAGTACTTGGAGTGGAAGGATGATCTGAGTCCCAGGGGAAACGAAGGGAAGCTAAGCCCACAGCTCTTTGCCAAGCCTGAGGATCCAGAGAGCTGCCCGGTCGCCAGTTACAAGGAGTATGCCAGGAAGAGGCCACCAGACATGCTGGATGACAACCACCCTCTTTACCTGGCTCCCAGGTCACTGTGCTCCGTCTGGGACAAAGTGTGGTACAGCAAGAAGGCACTGTCAAAAGCCAACATTGATAAGATCTTGAAAGTTATTACCCAGGAAGTCAGAGGAGACATAAGGAAGACCAAGAAATAG